The Pontibacillus halophilus JSM 076056 = DSM 19796 genome has a segment encoding these proteins:
- a CDS encoding carbon-nitrogen family hydrolase, whose translation MKYALYQMDIIAGEPEANRQKVRSWVERTVQEEKPDLIVLPEMWTTAYTLPQLKDVADQNGEPTLSFLKELAKEFGIHIIGGSVANQVDERIYNTAIVVNKEGELVHTYNKIHLVPMLNEPAYLDGGEESVQVFELDGIKMGVLICYDLRFPEVSRQLALAGVQVLHVVAEWPSARREHWKTLLQARAIENQMYVVSCNRVGAYDGTEFAGTSMFIDPWGTCHAIGDVQEEETIRGALQLDEVPRIREEVPVFKSRVPNLYK comes from the coding sequence GTGAAGTATGCCTTGTATCAAATGGATATTATAGCTGGGGAGCCAGAGGCGAATCGGCAGAAGGTAAGGAGTTGGGTAGAAAGAACGGTTCAAGAAGAGAAGCCAGATCTTATTGTGTTGCCTGAGATGTGGACAACGGCGTACACGTTGCCCCAATTAAAGGATGTCGCAGACCAGAATGGAGAGCCTACTCTATCCTTTCTGAAAGAACTCGCGAAAGAATTTGGAATCCATATTATCGGTGGTTCTGTTGCGAATCAGGTCGATGAAAGGATATATAACACAGCAATTGTTGTAAATAAAGAAGGAGAGCTCGTGCATACGTACAACAAAATTCACTTGGTCCCAATGTTGAATGAGCCAGCGTACTTAGACGGCGGGGAAGAGTCTGTTCAAGTCTTTGAACTTGATGGGATTAAGATGGGAGTCTTAATTTGTTATGATTTACGTTTCCCTGAAGTAAGTCGTCAGCTTGCACTAGCTGGTGTACAAGTCCTCCATGTTGTTGCGGAATGGCCTTCAGCACGTCGAGAGCATTGGAAGACTCTTCTTCAAGCCCGAGCCATTGAGAATCAAATGTATGTCGTCTCCTGCAACCGGGTGGGAGCCTATGATGGGACTGAATTTGCAGGAACCTCCATGTTTATTGACCCATGGGGAACGTGCCATGCAATAGGCGATGTGCAAGAGGAAGAGACAATCCGTGGCGCACTTCAACTTGACGAAGTCCCACGTATTCGTGAAGAAGTACCTGTCTTCAAGAGCCGTGTGCCGAATTTATACAAGTAA